GCTACAAAGGCAACAGGATGGATATTGGAGGCCATCGATTCTTCAGCAAGAGCGATGCTGTTATGAACTGGTGGCTGAACATTCTTCCCCTGGAATCCAAGGACGGACCCCATCCAGAAAAAGACGATTTGGTCATGCTTTGCCGTAGCCGGCTGAGTCGCATATTGTTCCTGCGGAAACTCTTTGACTATCCCGTAACCTTGAACGGAAATACCATTCGCAGCCTTGGATTTTGGCGAATGGTGAAAATAGGCCTGAGCTATCTTAAAGTGCAGTTGCTTCCTGCTCGTTCCGAAAAGAGTCTTGAAGATTTTATGATCAACCGTTTTGGCGTTGAACTTTATAGAACATTTTTCAGGGACTACACCGAAAAACTCTGGGGCGTTCCCTGTAATAAAATCAGCCCGGAATGGGGCGGCCAGCGCATTAAAGGGCTTTCCATTACAAAGACTGTGGTTCATGCGGTAAAGCAAATTTTCAAAAATAATAGACACGCCATTGATAGGGATAGCGCCGATGAATTCCGTCAGAAAAATACCGAAACAAGTTTAATCGGTCAGTTTCTGTATCCAAAACTTGGTCCGGGCCAGCTTTGGGAATCTGTCGCCCAGAAGATTCTTGACATGGGCGGTGAAATTGTGATGAACGCAAAGGTTGTGGGCGTAAATCGGATTGAGAACCGCGTGGTTAGTGTCGCCGTTGACAACGGTCAAGGCGTCAAGACAATTCCATGCGACTATTTTCTAAGCTCCATGCCCGTGAAGGAACTGGTAACCGCCATGGATCAGCCTGAGACTTCAGTTCCTGCTGAAGTAAAGCGGGTTGCGGAAGGACTCGTCTATCGCGATTTTATGACAGTGGGCTTGCTGCTGGATAAACTTGAAATAGGAAATGTAAAGGACAACTGGATTTACGTTCAGGAATGCGATGTAAAGCTGGGCCGCATTCAGGTGTTCAACAACTGGAGTCCTTATCTGGTTAGCGATCCGTCCAAGGTCTGGATTGGCCTGGAATACTTCGTTAACGAAGGCGATGAAATGTGGACCATGCCCGATGCCGATTTCATCCAGTTTGCCATTGCAGAACTGGACAGGATTCATGTGGCAAAGCCGGAGTCTGTTCGCGACTCCGTTGTATTCCGCGTCAAGAAAGCTTATCCGGCCTACTTCGGAACTTACGGCGAATTCCATAAGATTCGCGAATATCTGGACAACATCGAAAACCTGTTCCTGATGGGCCGTAACGGCATGCACAAATACAACAACATGGATCACAGTATGCTGACTGCCATGGAAACCGTAAAGTGTATTCGCGAAGGCTCCGTTGACAAATCGGATCTTTGGAATGTCAATACCGAAGAAGAATATCACGAAGGCAAAAAGAAATGAAAAAAGTGTTTAAGAAAATTCTAGGAAATTTTGAATTTCGTTGCATCGTCGGCGTTATTGCGTGTTTCGCTTTTTTGCAATACGGGCAAATTCGTGTAGAGAATGTGATTCTTCACCAAGGAGAAAATGACGAAAAAACATCGTTGCCGATTTCCAGAAAAATGAATCAGGGCGAAAATTTTCGCGTTAGCTTCGTCATCTCAAATCCGCTAAATCTTCACTATGACCTGAACATCATCCCCGATGATTGCGCAGAATCGCTAACGATTAACGGCGCAGACATTTTCCTGTCGGATTATTCTGGCAGATGTAATTACAGCAAGGGATTTGTGCTGGCAGATTCTGTTACCGCGCCCCACCGCGTTGGCCCTAGAACGACTTATGAACTTACCCTGAAAAATGGCGGCGGGCCCGGCGGAATCAATGTTTTCCCAAAGGGAATTGGATTTGTGGACGCCCTGGAAATCGTAATTGCGATTCTTGCGGGATTGACGCTTGCATCCTTATGCAGGCGTCGCAAGTGGCACTCATTTTTACTTCTTTGCGTCGTGTTCGGAGTGTTTCTGCGGTTCGCCATGTTCAGTGCCTTGCCCTACACACAATTTGCAAATGACGTGGAAGGCCATTTGGCGTACATTCAGTATATTGCGGATAACCTTGCAATTCCTGCAGCGGATGAATGCTGGACCTGTTACCATCCACCTGTTTATTACACGGTGGCAGCACCGTCGCTTGTCGTGAGTAGCCTGCTAGGATTTGCATCAAGTGCAGGTGTTCAGCTATTTAGTTTGGCGCTTTCAATTCTCATGTTGATTTGCGGTCTTGCGTTTTTAAAGAGTCTTGTGGATGGCAAATGTTTGACTATTGCCGCCGCCCTTTGGACGGTGTGGCCGACCTTACTTTTAGTCGCTCCAAGAATCGGGAACGACCAGATGTTCTTTGCACTGCATGTTCTTTGTCTGTTTGCTGGCTTCAATTACATTAGGCGAGGGAAAGGCTCGTCCCTTGTTTTCGCCGTGGTTTGCGCGGCTCTTGCAATCTGGACAAAATCAACAGGCTTTATCTCTTTGGCACTTGTAATACTGATGGCCGTTGTAGGCTACTTCAAAAATTGTTCGCCAGAAAAAATTACTCCAACCAAACCAGAAATCACAAGCTGGATTTTATTATTGCTAATCTTTGTTGGATTGGCCTTCGAAAAAATAATGGGCGATGGAGGCCTAGTTTCCAACGCAAACAGCCTGCATTCGGGTTTGAAAGTCGGGAACGAAGCCGGAAACTATCTTTATTTCGATTTGAAGTCTTTCCTAACGGAGCCTTATACCAGCGCATGGGCCAACGGTCTGGGCAGAGAATACTTTCTCAATTATGCCTTCAAATCTTCCCTGTTTGGCGAATTCAAACTTGTGGAAACCGCATTGGGTAAGGCCTTGGCATCCTTGATTAGCGTGTCATTCCTGGGCTTGATCGTATTTGCGATTCGCGGCTGGTGGAAAACAAAATTGGATGTTTGCCATTGGATTCTTTTTGTTCAGGGAATCCTGTTCTTTGCAGCATTGGGTTTCCTGCGTAACAAATATCCCTATGCCTGCAGCAACGATTTCCGCTACATCATGCCTGCATTGCTGAGTTTTGTTCCCTATGTTGGATTGGGCGTGTACCAAAAAGAATTTTCCCTCAAGTGGAAAATTCTTGGCATCGCAACAGTACTTGTTTTTGTGGTATGTTCTGTGCTGCTGATGGGCTGCGTGTTTGGATAATCAAACGCGAATATTTTGAAAAAAGACCCCGACTCTTGCAAGTCGAGGTCTTTTAAGTTTTTTTGGAGATCCCGGGTCTGTGCCCGGGATGACACGCACGCGGTTGCCCGCGCGGTTCCATTCAGCGATTAAGCCTTATAGTCAGCGATCTGTTCTGCAGTCAGGTTCATGATGAAGTTGGAGTGCTTCATCACTTCTGCTTCGGCGAGGTTCAGGTAGACCTTGGCGCTCTTGCCGAACAGTTCTGCGTTAGCAGAAGCGTCGCGGATAAGGAGCTGAGCCATGACGCAGTTACCGGCCATTTCGTACAGGCGGCGGCTGCAGAGGTCCAGGAACTCGTTGTTTTCAGCGGCCTTGACGTAGTCGATGGCTGCCTTGAACTTGTCGTCCATAGCCTTTGCGCGGGCCTTGAGTGCTTCAAATTCCGGTGCAACAGCGGCTGCTTCCAGTTCGTCGAGCATGGAAGTGTAGGTGCCGGTGGTGATGTGCGGAAGGGCAGCAACAACCTGGAGCTGGGTAGTACCTTCGTAGATGGAGGTAATACGAGCGTCGCGGTAGAGGCGCTGGCAAGCGTATTCCAGCATGTAGCCGGAACCGCCGTGAACCTGGATGCTGTCGTAGCTGTTGATGTTGGAGTATTCGGCGTTCATGCCCTTGGTGAGCTTATGATGGTGGGGGAAGTCTCCCCCTCGCTACAGCCCCGGCCCCGCCCTTACAATCATTCCCTTCGGGAATAAAGTTCCGAAACCCACCCGGCCGGGTCTTCCGCTACCCCCTCTGCGGGGCTCAAACGCCGCCCCGCAACGCCCTGGCTTGCGGAATGTTATTTTTATCTTAAATTCCCCTTGCGGAAATGTCCTTTTTTTTTTATGATTGGCTTCGTTCTTTTTTGAACAGACATTTTGGGGGTTGTTTTAGAACGCTTGGCTATTTAGCGTTAATTGCTATTTGTCTGCGATTGTTCTTTAGTGTCCTCTGAAAAATGGTGAAATTAGACCTGAATAGGAGGAAAGATTGAAAAATCTATTAAAGTTTGTTTTTTCAGCGTTATTAACTCTTGTTGGTACGAGTAGCGCTCTAAATGCTTGGGATAAGTCTGTAGCCGAAGTATTGCCGGGTTCTGGCGATGTTGATAATCCTGCTTGGATTGCCCAAGTTGAAAGACCTGGCGCCCTTGCTACTGGAAATTTAATTGCTTCGTACGATGAAAATGATTACATCCCATATGGCTATTGTAATGATGTTGTTGATGAGTCAGGTGAAAATTTTAAAGAAGGTGTTTACCAGGTCAAGTCGCTAACCGGAATTCTTAAGAAAGAAACTGACTACGATGGTCTTGACACCTGGCATTGGATGGCGTATTACACCATGGGTTATACTATAACCTGTGGAAATAAGATTACATACAAGGGCCTTTTTAAGTGGCGTAAACATTTGTGGAAATGCAGATCTAATATGGATAACTGGGACTGGGACGATGCTGGCTGCAGTAATAAACATGATATGAGTCTTCATGATTTGGATATTAATACCTACGATTATGCTACGAACACCTTTGTTTCTTTTCGTGATAACGCAAACGAGAATGGAAACAATGTTGTTCCTATAAAGGACCTGATTAAGGCATGGAATGGCAGACCGGTTGAATTTCCTGCGTGGACTTATACGGGTGAACCTGGAAAGACCCTTGCTCATCCGGTTTTGTTTGTTCATGGCTTGAATAGTGACTATGAAATATGGGGGGTAAAGTCCAATGCACCTAAGGCATGCGCCGATTGTGAGAAAAAGGCTCAATCGGAATTTATGAAGGCTCTTGTAAAATCCTATGAAAATGGCTCTGCTCCGGATATTCTTGCTAGAACGTACAATGTTCCTAACACAGGAGACGATATTAATAAAAATGGTATATACTTCTATCAAACTCCAGGTAGTTATGTTGATGGAAAATGGGTAGAAGCAAGACCGTTCTGGGATGCAATTCCATCCCAGTCTAAGAGATTGTATGAAAGAATTGTTGAGGTGATGGATGACTTTTATGGGTCTAAGGGAATAGATTGGAGGACTAATGAAAAGGCTGATATTGACTTGGTTGGACACAGCCAAGGTGGTCTAACTATTAGAGAAATGTTCCGTGGTTTAAGGGCCGACGCTAGTGAATATCCTGCGGGTACGGCCAATGCGGCAAACCATGTCCGCAAAGTTATTACTGTAGATACTCCTCACTTCGGTTCTGAATTGGCTACCGTTGATCCTAATCAAATTTCGGATGAATTTTCTGGTTTAAAGAAAATTGTTAAAGATTTAGATGATTCTAAAACGGATAATCCTCCAGAGCATGAACTTGTAAAAGCAGAACTGGATTTGGACTGGTTGGATTATGCCTCCGCTGTTAAGGATGGCGTAAAAGAAGACAATACGTTGTATTGTGATGTTATTAGTGCGTGCAATATTCTTGGCTGGGTCGTAGGAACAATCTCGTATCCTTTTGATAAAGTTTATTTAAGCGTTAAGGGACCTTATCTTGGCACATACGTGGCAGACGTATCTCTTGATGGTATGATTGACAAGAAAGGGGTTAAAAACATAGTAATTGATAAACTTGAACCCATTGCTAAGGATGCTTACGATTCTCGTCATAATGGACTTCATTTGGATCCCAAAGGTGGTTTTATAGTTAATTTAAATACAGTGATGAATGGAAAGGCTCCTTATCCGGAAAAGCCAAATGGGAAACAGGTTAATATGTTGCCCCTGTATTCCCCTAAGTCCTCTCAGGTACTCTCTTCGTTGCTGGGTTCTCTTTCTTCGACTGCAGATAAATTGTGTGAGGATTATGACGATGATGAAACAGGGTGCTTTGTCATTGGCAAATTCTTTGATAATGTTGTCGTTAATATGAGTAAGAAAGAAGGATTTGACATTAACAGTGCGTCTTTAAAAACTGTTAATTCTGAACTTTGGAAATCTCTGGTGGATATTCAAGATAGCTGGTTTGGTAAAGGTGACGCTCTTGTGACGGAATTTAGCCAGAAGTTTGTGGATCGTAGTAAGGGTCTTTCTCCTGAAAATATTCCTAACTTTATTGATCCGAGACGGTTTGTTTTTCATGATGCTTTGGCTCCGTGGGAAGATCTTCTTCATGGTTCCGTTGACAGTGATGAATTTGGCATCCATATTAAGGGCGCCACTGATCAGGGTTTGGACATTGTGTGTGCTTTGGATCAACGCTGCGATGAAATTGCTCATAATGATGCTTCAAATATTCTTTATCTTGATATGGGAACGGTGGATTTTGTTGGGGATTTCAGTGCGGCTCCGATTTTCATGAATCAGGGAACCCACGAAATCAAGGTTAGCGACGCAACTTATTCTCTTAGTGCCAGCTATATTCCGGGTATAGGTTCTGTTGTTCGTTATACAGATGAAAACAGTGTTGAACATCAGGAAATTCTGTTTGATGGTTCTGTTGCTACCAGTCCTTCTATTAAGCGTAATGGACAGGTTCTTCATGTTTCCTTCACGAACCAGTCGGGCAAAACTTTTGAAAAGGATTACTTGCTTTCCAATCTGTCCGCAGTAACGAATTTTGCGGTTGTGGTGGGTGCGGGGGATGTTGCTCCCAGCGTAATGATTGCTACGGGTACTGCAGCGAATCCTTCTACGCAAACTCTTCCTGTTTCTCCCAGTGAAAAGGTTACTAAATATAGCCCTATGACTGTGTACCATCGCGAAGCTCGAGGTTCATACGAGAAAAATACCTCTCGTCCTAGAATCCTTGTAACAAATACTAGTGGCAGGGATATTGCTGGCTTCAAGGTGGCCTATTACTTCACCGCTGATCCAGCACATAAGCCTGTTGTTGAAGTTGACTATCCTAAGATTCCTGTGACTTTGGAAAATTTGGGAGGCGATCAGTGGAGATTTATCCTTGATGCTAGTGACCAAGTCCTTGCTGCAGGTAGTGTTCTTCCCAATGTCGATGGCTGGCAGATTCGTGTCCATTACGAAGACTGGACTGACTATAAGTTTATCAATGACTGGTCCGCAGACCATAACATTGGTACTCCTGCCCAAAATACCAAGATTGTTGTTTATGATTTGAACGATAATATCATCTGGGGTATCGAACCTAGTGCATACAAGAGTGTTGATGAAGGTTTGGTTCCTCAGCCTGCCGCGACCTTGGCCTGGCATGATTCTGCGCCCCATGAAAGTAATTACTTGAAGCCGAGAGTGACTGTTAAGAATACGGGTTCTGTGTCTCTCCAGAACTATAAGGCTAAGCTTTGGTTCCGTGTACCGGAAGGCAAGGAACTTCATGTTCCCACGGATGACTGGTATACGCCGACTTCTGTTCCCTCGCTTGCAAATGTAGGTGAAAATGTTTGGGAACTGGTCATGAACTTCAATAAGTATATCTTGTATCCGGGTGAATCTGTCAACGAAGGTGATATTGGCGTTCACCTGAAGGATTGGAGTTCATTTGACAAGACTGTCTGCGGTATCGCTTTGCTCGATGCTGATGATAATGTTATTTTCGGCAGTGTGCCTACAGTTGAACGTTGCAAGTCGTTCGATGAACCGAACTTGATGACTCCGCAATATACTTGGAATTTCTAATATGAAAAATCTTTTTCAACTAGTAATCATTTCCGTTATTTTTGTTGCCTGTGCGAAAGATCCCGAGGCATCTTCGGAACCTCCAGAATCAATGCAGGATAGCTGGGTGAAAGTTTTTACTCCGGATATGGATTCCCTCAATACAAGAGGGAGTGGCCTGCAACGGGTGTTGCATTCGGGTTCGTGGATTATGATTGAGGATGCCTGGAGTGTTCCTGCAGAAGGAAACCCCGGTTATCTTGTTCATGCTCCCCGTCTTTTTGTCTCGACTGTGGGTGAAAATCACTGGGATACTCTTTCTATTCCGTCAAAAGGTTACGTACATACTCTGTATACTGATTCCACTGCGTTCTATGTGGGTACAACTACGGGCGATGTTTTGAAATACTTGCCGGATAGCAAAAAGTGGGAAAAGATAAATGTTCTTGATTCTTCTGACGGTATTGAATATGGTGTCTATGGAATTGCCAAGTTTGAAAACAACCTGATTGTTTGCTTGGCGGGTTTCAAGGATACCGTTTCAAAGGAAGTGAAGTCTGTTATCCGATTGCAGAATGGCGGTTCTTGGATCGATTTGGATACGCCTCCCACTCATTATGATACCTATGGAACGAAAATGATCCCTTTGCAGTTTCATAAGGGTGTTGAATGGAATGGAAAATTCTATGCTGCGACTTTGGATGGCGTTTTTGAACTCTCGCCAGGAGCTACGCAGTGGAATCTGTTGCCTTATCCTCCAAAGGTCCAATATACTAAGAGGTATGTTGCCAATCCGATTCAGGACATCCTTGTTCATAAAAACAGTTTGATCATCGTAGATGAATGGGGAAAGTTGGTATATGAATGGAATGCATCAGAAAATGATTGGGCTCCCATGGACAGCTTGTTCCTTAATTACTATGGTGAGGATTCCTTAGGTTATGTGATTAATATTAATTCGATAGAAGGGATAAATGCGCTTGTATCCGATGGAGAACATCTGTTTTCTTTCGGTGATCGATCCTATCCTAAGGTTTACATGGGTGATTATGGTGAACCCTATGGTAATATTCCTAAAGGATGGAGAGAAATTGAGGGCGAAGGTGTCAAGGGACGCCCGCTCCCGACCACGAGAATCTATGGTGGCGATGTAATCGGAGGAATGCTTTATGCCGCTTCATACGAAGGCTTGTTCAAAATCCCGTTGAAGAATTTGGATAGTATTATCGCTGACGAAAAAGATTTTTTCTAACGGATTAAACAATCAAATGATTGAAAAAGGAATTAATAATGAAATGTAGTTTTCTTAAAATAGCATCAATTGTGGCTGTTGTTGCTACTTCTGCTATTGCTGATGAAACCTTTAATGGCATTGGAATTGCTATTACTCCGGCAGAAAAAGGTGCCGAGGTTGTGAGTGTTATTCCGGGGACTCCTGCTGCTGATTCAAAATTACAAAAGGGTGATGTGATTATTTCTGTGGATGGAAATAGTACATACTGCAAGAGAATGACCGATGTTCAGAATTTGCTGCGTGGCGAAAACAATAAGCCGGTGGATATTGTTTTTATTAACAATGGAGATACCCTTGAAACGACGATTCGTCGTGCGGAGTTGACTGTAAAGAACCTGGATAGCGAGGAGTTCAGTGGTGCAGAACTGGAATCTTACGCAAGCTCAGTCCGTTCTGACAAAAAACTTGTTGCAATTATGAATCAAGGTGGTGTTGTTGACGACGCCAATGCTGATGTAAAGAATGTAGACTGCATTTATGTTGATAAGGATGTGATTAAGGAGTCCGCTCCGATTACCCAGGGGAAGAAAGCCGAAAAGATCAAAGTGAAAGGTGTAGACCGTAACACTATCAGCTTTGAACTTGAATCCGCTGGTGAAGCTCTTGTGTCTGTGACTAATTCCAGTGGTGTCGTTGTATCGAGTATTCGAATTCCTCATGCAATGAAAGGAATTAATAGAATATCCTGGGATTCCAGTAATGCTCCCGCCGATCGCTACGTTGTTAGTG
This DNA window, taken from Fibrobacter sp., encodes the following:
- a CDS encoding NAD(P)/FAD-dependent oxidoreductase; translation: MTTENESPKIAVIAGAGPAGLTAALELLRTTNVKPVIFEAENAIGGISRTACYKGNRMDIGGHRFFSKSDAVMNWWLNILPLESKDGPHPEKDDLVMLCRSRLSRILFLRKLFDYPVTLNGNTIRSLGFWRMVKIGLSYLKVQLLPARSEKSLEDFMINRFGVELYRTFFRDYTEKLWGVPCNKISPEWGGQRIKGLSITKTVVHAVKQIFKNNRHAIDRDSADEFRQKNTETSLIGQFLYPKLGPGQLWESVAQKILDMGGEIVMNAKVVGVNRIENRVVSVAVDNGQGVKTIPCDYFLSSMPVKELVTAMDQPETSVPAEVKRVAEGLVYRDFMTVGLLLDKLEIGNVKDNWIYVQECDVKLGRIQVFNNWSPYLVSDPSKVWIGLEYFVNEGDEMWTMPDADFIQFAIAELDRIHVAKPESVRDSVVFRVKKAYPAYFGTYGEFHKIREYLDNIENLFLMGRNGMHKYNNMDHSMLTAMETVKCIREGSVDKSDLWNVNTEEEYHEGKKK
- a CDS encoding PDZ domain-containing protein — its product is MKCSFLKIASIVAVVATSAIADETFNGIGIAITPAEKGAEVVSVIPGTPAADSKLQKGDVIISVDGNSTYCKRMTDVQNLLRGENNKPVDIVFINNGDTLETTIRRAELTVKNLDSEEFSGAELESYASSVRSDKKLVAIMNQGGVVDDANADVKNVDCIYVDKDVIKESAPITQGKKAEKIKVKGVDRNTISFELESAGEALVSVTNSSGVVVSSIRIPHAMKGINRISWDSSNAPADRYVVSVEHHGFTNGKSVLLK
- a CDS encoding glycosyltransferase family 39 protein encodes the protein MKKVFKKILGNFEFRCIVGVIACFAFLQYGQIRVENVILHQGENDEKTSLPISRKMNQGENFRVSFVISNPLNLHYDLNIIPDDCAESLTINGADIFLSDYSGRCNYSKGFVLADSVTAPHRVGPRTTYELTLKNGGGPGGINVFPKGIGFVDALEIVIAILAGLTLASLCRRRKWHSFLLLCVVFGVFLRFAMFSALPYTQFANDVEGHLAYIQYIADNLAIPAADECWTCYHPPVYYTVAAPSLVVSSLLGFASSAGVQLFSLALSILMLICGLAFLKSLVDGKCLTIAAALWTVWPTLLLVAPRIGNDQMFFALHVLCLFAGFNYIRRGKGSSLVFAVVCAALAIWTKSTGFISLALVILMAVVGYFKNCSPEKITPTKPEITSWILLLLIFVGLAFEKIMGDGGLVSNANSLHSGLKVGNEAGNYLYFDLKSFLTEPYTSAWANGLGREYFLNYAFKSSLFGEFKLVETALGKALASLISVSFLGLIVFAIRGWWKTKLDVCHWILFVQGILFFAALGFLRNKYPYACSNDFRYIMPALLSFVPYVGLGVYQKEFSLKWKILGIATVLVFVVCSVLLMGCVFG